A DNA window from bacterium contains the following coding sequences:
- a CDS encoding helix-turn-helix transcriptional regulator, with translation MSFANPLGEFLRSFRQARGLTAMDVAQRCQIPVSVVLDIEHGDKPDADTMRTLSEGLAIPLVDLHRVAQGEKVELPAPTMLPAVPETVPAAVMPPVHDPFDEIERSPTILEAVRGLSPAQIEKVMDYIQMLKLAELGRKRSLST, from the coding sequence ATGAGTTTCGCAAATCCGCTCGGCGAGTTCTTGCGCAGTTTCCGACAGGCGCGTGGCTTGACGGCCATGGACGTGGCCCAGCGCTGTCAGATCCCCGTCTCGGTCGTCCTGGACATCGAGCACGGTGACAAGCCCGATGCCGACACCATGCGGACCCTTTCCGAGGGGCTCGCGATCCCCCTGGTCGATCTGCACCGCGTGGCGCAGGGCGAAAAGGTCGAGCTTCCCGCCCCCACCATGCTGCCGGCGGTGCCCGAGACCGTGCCGGCCGCCGTCATGCCCCCGGTCCACGACCCCTTCGACGAGATCGAGCGATCGCCGACCATCCTCGAGGCGGTCCGGGGCCTCAGCCCCGCCCAGATCGAGAAGGTCATGGACTACATCCAGATGCTCAAACTGGCCGAGCTCGGCCGGAAGCGATCGCTCTCCACCTAG
- a CDS encoding LysM peptidoglycan-binding domain-containing protein, whose translation MNINVKWGDTLSGLAAKFGTSVQKLAKDNGITDPNQILAGANLKLGGDRAKANGAERFNSYRGEGASGAGGISPLPEGYKPPVSAEEIASKLGVPLENVQQYWPHIAKAMEDAGINEPEAMVAMLATVKVETGSFQPISEYASGHAYEGRSDLGNTEPGDGARFKGRGFIQLTGRANYREYGKKLGIDLESNPDLALDPAVSAKILVQYFQDRNIPEKAVAGDWQGVRRAVNGGLNGWNVFSDAVSDLSRLA comes from the coding sequence ATGAACATCAACGTGAAGTGGGGCGATACCCTGAGCGGCCTGGCGGCGAAGTTCGGGACTTCGGTCCAGAAGCTCGCCAAGGACAACGGCATCACCGATCCCAACCAGATCCTCGCCGGTGCCAACCTCAAGCTCGGCGGCGACCGCGCCAAGGCCAATGGGGCCGAGCGCTTCAACTCGTACCGTGGCGAAGGGGCGTCGGGTGCCGGGGGCATCTCGCCGCTGCCGGAAGGCTACAAGCCGCCCGTCTCGGCCGAGGAGATCGCAAGCAAGCTCGGCGTGCCCCTGGAGAATGTCCAGCAGTACTGGCCCCACATCGCCAAGGCCATGGAGGATGCGGGGATCAACGAGCCCGAGGCCATGGTGGCGATGCTCGCCACGGTCAAGGTCGAGACCGGCAGCTTCCAGCCCATCTCCGAGTACGCGAGCGGCCATGCTTACGAAGGTCGCTCGGACCTGGGCAACACCGAGCCCGGCGATGGTGCGCGCTTCAAGGGGCGCGGCTTCATCCAGCTGACTGGTCGTGCCAATTACCGCGAGTACGGCAAGAAGCTCGGCATCGACCTTGAGAGCAACCCGGACCTCGCGCTGGATCCGGCGGTCTCGGCCAAGATCCTGGTGCAGTACTTCCAGGACCGGAACATCCCCGAGAAGGCGGTGGCCGGCGACTGGCAGGGCGTGCGCCGGGCCGTGAACGGCGGCCTCAACGGCTGGAACGTCTTCAGCGACGCGGTCAGCGACCTCTCGCGCCTCGCCTGA
- a CDS encoding pyridoxal phosphate-dependent aminotransferase, translating to MNPVLAQIAPSLIRELNAKKRPDSLDFGLGEPTLRPDPALFEAATRWVAENGCPYTPNAGFGWLREAIAQHYAYPNYDQASNVCITNGSQEALYLAIKALLDPAEDEVLVVEPGYPLYPKLCQMEGIASRTVTLDSETGFAPSAETVLAALGPKTRMIVLSSPCNPTGRIWPEHELRALAQGLSNRPGAPVWVLSDEVYRELYYTPEPPASIAQFYPYALVANSLSKSNALTGLRLGWLLAPSAVMPAIIKVHQFVTTAASTFSQVVAGEVFRTPGGLGVHRAHYAALRESLIRHLTESGLDFVAPEGAFYCLIRLPEPYAADSIQTAYTLLDRANVVLTPGKAFGAEGWLRLSWVSPPEVLAEGIARLSRTLQA from the coding sequence ATGAACCCCGTCCTCGCCCAGATCGCCCCGTCCCTCATCCGCGAGCTGAACGCCAAGAAGCGCCCCGACTCCCTCGACTTCGGCCTCGGCGAGCCCACCCTGCGCCCCGATCCTGCCCTGTTCGAGGCCGCGACCCGCTGGGTCGCCGAGAACGGCTGTCCCTATACCCCGAACGCGGGCTTCGGCTGGCTGCGCGAGGCAATCGCGCAACACTACGCCTATCCGAACTACGACCAGGCATCAAACGTCTGCATCACCAACGGCTCCCAGGAGGCCCTCTACCTCGCCATCAAGGCGCTGCTCGATCCCGCTGAGGACGAGGTGCTCGTGGTCGAGCCGGGCTACCCGCTCTATCCCAAGCTCTGCCAGATGGAAGGCATCGCGAGCCGGACCGTCACGCTCGATAGCGAAACGGGCTTCGCCCCCTCGGCCGAGACGGTCCTTGCGGCGCTGGGCCCCAAGACCCGCATGATCGTCCTCAGCTCGCCCTGCAACCCCACCGGCCGGATCTGGCCCGAGCACGAGCTGCGCGCCCTCGCCCAGGGCCTCTCGAACCGACCCGGCGCCCCTGTGTGGGTCCTCTCGGACGAGGTCTACCGCGAGCTCTACTACACCCCCGAGCCGCCCGCCTCCATCGCCCAGTTCTACCCCTACGCCCTGGTCGCCAACAGCCTCTCCAAGAGCAACGCCCTCACCGGCCTGCGCCTGGGCTGGCTCCTGGCCCCCAGCGCCGTCATGCCCGCGATCATCAAGGTCCACCAGTTCGTCACCACGGCGGCGAGCACCTTCTCGCAGGTCGTGGCGGGCGAGGTCTTCCGCACGCCCGGTGGGCTCGGCGTTCACCGGGCCCACTACGCGGCCCTGCGCGAGTCGCTCATCCGACACCTGACGGAGAGCGGCCTGGACTTCGTCGCACCGGAAGGGGCCTTCTACTGCCTGATCCGCCTGCCCGAACCCTACGCGGCGGACTCGATCCAGACGGCCTATACCCTCCTGGATCGTGCCAACGTGGTGCTCACGCCCGGCAAGGCCTTCGGGGCGGAAGGCTGGCTGCGCCTTTCCTGGGTGAGCCCTCCCGAGGTGCTCGCCGAAGGCATCGCCCGCCTCAGCAGGACGCTCCAAGCCTGA
- the dapE gene encoding succinyl-diaminopimelate desuccinylase: MSMTLAEMTLQLCRIPSVTGDEGEITRYIAGTASQWVPQSCIRVVGNAVVITPPAKPGLPTIALFGHTDTVKPAADQPLRLDRDRVYGCGASDMKGGLAVMLELLRLSPGMTRANPVFVFYDKEEGPIADSGLPPLFEAGAIPKGIDLAFCLEPTDNRIQAGCVGGLHAEVTFRGKRAHSARPWQGENAIYKATGYLHRLRDLGRKEVRYGDLTFYEVMNATMASTANSRNVIPDAFTLNVNYRFAPGKSSEQAINELEALVQGEGEVKIIDVAPSGAVCLDHPLLDAWRRAQDLEVEAKQAWTDVAQLTSRGIPAVNFGPGETAQAHQANESVPVAMLETNLKAFKELFGA; this comes from the coding sequence ATGTCCATGACGCTGGCTGAAATGACCCTCCAACTCTGCCGCATCCCGAGCGTGACGGGCGACGAAGGGGAAATCACCCGCTACATCGCGGGTACTGCGAGCCAGTGGGTGCCTCAGTCCTGCATCCGGGTGGTGGGGAACGCCGTGGTCATCACCCCGCCTGCCAAGCCGGGGCTCCCCACCATCGCCCTCTTCGGTCACACTGATACGGTCAAGCCGGCGGCAGATCAGCCCTTGCGGCTGGACCGCGATCGCGTCTACGGCTGCGGCGCAAGCGACATGAAGGGCGGCCTTGCCGTCATGCTCGAACTCCTGCGCCTCTCGCCCGGCATGACCCGCGCCAATCCGGTCTTCGTCTTCTACGACAAGGAAGAAGGCCCCATCGCGGACAGCGGCCTGCCGCCCCTGTTCGAGGCGGGCGCCATCCCCAAGGGCATCGACCTGGCCTTCTGCCTGGAGCCCACCGACAACCGCATCCAGGCGGGCTGCGTCGGAGGCCTGCACGCCGAGGTCACCTTCCGGGGCAAGCGCGCCCACAGCGCCCGCCCCTGGCAGGGTGAGAACGCCATCTACAAGGCCACCGGCTACCTGCATCGCCTCCGGGACCTGGGCCGCAAGGAGGTCCGCTACGGCGATCTGACCTTCTACGAGGTGATGAACGCGACCATGGCGAGCACCGCCAACAGCCGCAACGTCATCCCCGACGCCTTCACCCTCAACGTCAACTACCGCTTTGCCCCCGGCAAGTCGAGCGAACAAGCCATCAACGAGCTCGAAGCCCTGGTCCAGGGCGAGGGCGAGGTCAAAATCATCGACGTGGCCCCCTCGGGCGCCGTCTGCCTCGACCACCCCTTGCTCGACGCCTGGCGGCGCGCCCAGGACCTCGAAGTCGAAGCCAAGCAGGCCTGGACCGACGTGGCCCAGCTCACCTCGCGCGGCATCCCCGCGGTCAACTTCGGCCCCGGCGAGACGGCCCAGGCCCACCAGGCCAACGAGTCGGTGCCCGTTGCCATGCTCGAAACCAACCTCAAGGCCTTCAAGGAGCTCTTCGGCGCATGA